In Acomys russatus chromosome 26, mAcoRus1.1, whole genome shotgun sequence, a genomic segment contains:
- the Ntpcr gene encoding cancer-related nucleoside-triphosphatase, producing the protein MADDNYTHARLKGRLGTSGPRPRPLHLQAGRVLVLSYAEKLHQTARRGCCYLVSDTPRRMWRPSWLGLGSEGFLTHLLFFGFSGVGKTTLIQKASEVLQSSGVPVDGFYTQEVRQGGRRIGFDVVTLSGARGPLSRVGSQPPPGKPECRVGQYVVDLASFEQLALPALRNAGPSCGPGYRVCIVDEIGKMELFSQPFIQAVRQTLSAPGTVVLGTIPVPKGKPLALVEEIRNRRDVKVFNVTKENRNGLLPDIVTCVQSSQA; encoded by the exons ATGGCTGATGACAACTACACTCATGCTAGACTGAAAGGGCGCCTAGGTACATCTGGCCCAAGGCCACGGCCACTTCATCTGCAGGCGGGTCGAGTCTTGGTGCTCA GTTACGCTGAAAAGCTGCATCAGACGGCCAGACGAGGCTGCTGCTACCTTGTCTCTGATACTCCTCGCAGGATGTGGAGGCCAAG CTGGTTGGGTTTGGGGAGCGAAGGCTTCCTGACCCATCtccttttctttggcttttcaggTGTTGGCAAGACCACCTTGATCCAAAAAGCCAGCGAGGTCCTGCAGTCCTCCGGGGTGCCCGTGGATGGATTTTATACTCAGGAAGTCAGGCAGGGAGGGCGAAGGATCGGATTTGATGTCGTCACCCTGTCTGGGGCTCGGGGGCCTCTGTCCAGAGTTGG GTCACAGCCTCCACCTGGAAAGCCCGAGTGTCGAGTGGGGCAGTATGTGGTGGACCTGGCTTCTTTTGAGCAGTTGGCACTACCTGCCCTAAGAAAC GCTGGTCCCAGCTGTGGCCCCGGGTACAGAGTGTGCATCGTCGATGAGATTGGGAAAATGGAGCTGTTCAGCCAGCCTTTCATCCAGGCAGTCCGCCAGACGCTGTCCGCGCCAGGCACGGTTGTCCTTGGCACCATCCCAGTTCCCAAAGGGAAGCCGCTGGCCCTGGTGGAGGAGATCAGGAACCGGCGTGACGTGAAGGTGTTCAAT GTCACCAAGGAGAACAGAAACGGCCTCTTGCCCGATATTGTGACCTGTGTGCAGAGCAGCCAGGCCTGA